A single region of the Vicia villosa cultivar HV-30 ecotype Madison, WI linkage group LG4, Vvil1.0, whole genome shotgun sequence genome encodes:
- the LOC131598858 gene encoding ethylene-responsive transcription factor ERN2-like, translated as MARKRKVSEVVEEGSMVWDEMMKEAASLGGARRVRKRFVGVRQRPSGRWVAEIKDTIQKIRVWLGTFDTAEEAARAYDEAACLLRGANTRTNFWPCSQSSTSPALSSKITNLLLQRLKERNMNMSMNMSKNMNNSCSSFSSPKYTTSLINSEESREHQRVNERQDYHETDMQKVEEETYGEVSKDFSIDQFTDFLNDHEDYSASNHEFVNNTAQFDYISSSFESCLTENNICKGNEANIEYKSKSNNVTQTSSGDSNSEDSEEEVNNELGIIDVPDFRFLDDIAPTSYYSPFEIAEEMEEKMETEDFCDEPSMIRAVMKRMKYERKFSASLYAFNGIPECLKLKLESGNNNISEQLNNLKESCSKNKNKIKVDEKNEQVSMEIEQSCSLSRNDSDVFLWNSLDLPPICFVNLLENGSFN; from the coding sequence ATGGCAAGGAAGAGAAAGGTTTCTGAAGTAGTTGAAGAAGGGAGCATGGTTTGGGATGAAATGATGAAAGAAGCTGCCTCCCTAGGAGGAGCTAGACGAGTCCGAAAACGATTTGTCGGTGTTCGACAAAGGCCGTCGGGAAGATGGGTTGCTGAGATCAAAGATACCATTCAAAAGATAAGAGTTTGGTTAGGAACTTTTGATACTGCTGAAGAAGCTGCAAGGGCTTATGATGAGGCTGCTTGTTTGCTTCGCGGCGCGAATACTCGCACGAATTTCTGGCCTTGCTCTCAATCTTCAACTAGTCCTGCTCTTTCTTCCAAGATCACTAATCTTTTACTCCAAAGACTTAAAGAAAGGAACATGAATATGAGTATGAATATGAGTAAGAATATGAATAACTCTTGTTCATCGTTTTCTTCGCCGAAATACACTACTTCCTTGATCAATTCTGAGGAGAGTCGGGAGCACCAACGAGTCAATGAACGACAGGACTATCACGAGACGGATATGCAAAAAGTGGAGGAGGAAACCTATGGAGAAGTGTCAAAAGATTTCTCAATTGATCAATTCACCGATTTTCTCAACGATCACGAAGATTATAGCGCAAGCAACCACGAATTCGTCAACAACACTGCTCAATTCGACTACATTTCAAGTAGTTTCGAATCATGTTTAACCGAAAACAATATCTGCAAAGGAAACGAGGCCAATATcgaatacaaatcaaaatcaaacaatgTGACACAAACTTCAAGTGGTGATAGCAATTCAGAAGATAGTGAAGAAGAAGTCAATAATGAGTTAGGTATCATCGATGTTCCCGATTTTCGTTTTCTCGATGATATTGCTCCTACTAGTTACTACTCACCTTTTGAGATTGCTGAAGAAATGGAAGAGAAAATGGAGACAGAAGATTTTTGTGATGAGCCATCAATGATAAGAGCAGTGATGAAGAGAATGAAGTATGAGAGAAAATTTTCAGCTTCTCTTTATGCATTCAATGGAATACCGGAATGTTTGAAGTTGAAACTTGAATCAGGAAACAATAATATTTCTGAACAATTGAACAATCTTAAGGAATCATgtagcaagaacaagaacaagattaAGGTGGATGAGAAAAATGAGCAAGTTTCAATGGAGATTGAGCAATCTTGTTCATTGAGTAGGAATGATAGTGATGTTTTTCTTTGGAATTCACTTGATCTTCCTCCTATTTGTTTTGTTAACTTACTTGAAAATGGTTCTTTTAATTAG